Within the Hermetia illucens chromosome 6, iHerIll2.2.curated.20191125, whole genome shotgun sequence genome, the region cgcGCGGATCATTCAACTTAGAACTGTTTCTGAGTAATTTTAAAGAATTCGGCTGACGGTATGTGACAATTGTCGAATTGTATCGATAAAGTATAGTAAATAATCTGAGTAATTGTTAGAAGAATGGGATAGCTGGCCAAATCGACTCAAGTGGCAAGAAACTGCATAGTGTAGCCAGAAAGGTGTTAGTATCTTAAAAAACAATTGCAGGACAATAATTTTTTATATTGTTAGAGCAATGGATGGATGAAATAAAAAAGAGAACAACTGCATCTGCAGGAAAAAAAGGCTCTACGACCACGATAATGACCCTTTCACACACCTGAAAACCCAATGACTAAATTTAACCGGAAGTACTAAAATGTTCCCAACCACTATACTTCCCAAGCATAGCACTGAACCATTAGTTTTTGTTCTCAAACTTGAAGAAGTCTGTAGGCACAGGAGATTTTATTCGATTGAAGCGGTCAAACAGGAAACTTAGATTTATTTTAAGGTGCGCGATAAATCTGACATTACAAAAGGTGTAGAAGTATTGGAGGAACGCTACAAAAACGGTGTTGCTTTCGGAGGAAACCGCGTTGAACATAACGTGAATTTCAGCTGGAAATCGATCGCCTCCTGGGTACTTATGAttctaagccgataaattgcacggattgtcggtagtggcagcatttctacctccaattcgccaatattctggttgtttGTTTTTGGTAAAATTTTTCCGCCTGCGGTTGTTCTCTGAACTCTTCGAGTTCCCAGACCGTTTGATTCTCCCtcatgtccgcgttctttgagattgtTACCTTGCTCTGTGAACAGAATTTTTACTTTCGGTTGCTAATTTGCAATCGTCATTGACCCAGTTGTTCCGAATTTCTTGCGACTGGGACTAAATATATTTGTGGGCATCTTAATGGTCAATGGTAGTTCTGAAGTTCATTTATCGATGCTAAATCTCTTCGTTATAGATATTATGTACGGCTTCATTGTTTACTTTCACCTGATGATCTAGGGTTTCAAGGTGTTGTCATTCGAGCCCTGAGCACCAGGTCAACGATCTGAGTCTCCCCGCCCCCCTATAtatactgacattcatcaagtggtcaatttggccGAAAGTGACCCGGCCTGAAGAGACCTATgcttgtttgtggaccacttgcCGCAACTTGCCTTCCAACTACTATTTCGTGCGACTTTGCCAACTGAATAATttgcagtccgttgtcattgtcGTTGTCATTACGCAAGCTATAGAAACCGACGAATCGCCTCAATATGAGGTCCCTCCCACTTTGctcttaaaatctccaagtatgattttgacaacATAACCTGGACCATTCTTTAGCGGTTCGTTTCACTGCGTTTTCTTCGTCTCCTCGGAAATTGAACCCTGTTCAGCCCAGTCGCTTTAGCCGTATATTGGCGAACCTttcagtctgtacagggaatgcattttccataagaaaatgcgtaaatcgtttgTGTAAAATCAGCTCTATTCCAGCtttttgtggtttcgtaacaatcgTTTTCCGTGAAAACGCTTAAACTGGAAGACCACCTGGCAGAGTTTctcccgtttttattcgagagacaCTCGCCATCATGTTTTTCGTCTGCAGTTCTTCATTAAAGAAGATATCCCAGCAACCACCACATAGAGATATTTCTCCTCCTATTGGATTTGGTAGCAGAGTTGTTGGTATTGATTCAACTTTCGTTTAAGAGCTCACTTTAATCATCTGAATTCTTCACTACTTTATTGTATAACGGCGAACGCCCGTGTGCCGCTACTTTGTAAAGCTGAACGGTATGGATTTACGGTCAAATCAGACCTAGATGCTAAGGTTGGTACCTCAATCACATCTTCCAATGATATATGAAAAGACCacagtttagtggaaatcgaaaCAGCTGGACATATTACGCAAGTACCTTAATGCTGAAATGGGGctgaaccgatcgtggaaaaattgcgtgagAAGTGACTTGGATCATCCATGGTCATAAAATTGAACGGAACAGAggataaaggaaaagaagaaatgccTTAATACCAGCAACATCAAGTAAAGACCATTTCATTGTAGTATTTGCGCTGCTACTTGATATCTACAAATGAAAATTGACTGCCAGTGTCACTCGAATGTTCCCGGGCATTTGTCTGCAACGTAATCACACCGACCTGAATGAATGAAGAACTATGGAGAAACGTCGACGTTCACCGTGCAGTCATGGCCGGATGGTTTGCTGTTTAGAACATTAAGCTTTAGCAGCGGAAGATCCCGGTTctaatttcactggtggcaaagcAAAGGCTGAGCCAAATTAAAATCATAATCCCAGATGAGCGTAATATTGACCATATTGCTTTCTCTATTAAGGACTCGGAATGAAGTGTATACTAGATCAACCCTAGCTGATAAGAGGGCTGGCTCCACGGATGTGCATTCCACTATACTTCATTAGCACCATTGAACAGCAATCCGCGAAGACATATGCGAATTAGAAAAGagcttgaaaaataaaaaaaaatcgaattttgtCCCCAATCGTAGCTGCAGATATTGTGCCAACACCTACAGTTGCATATGTGCCCAATGCTGGGAATTTTCACTGAAAATTCGACACTATCACCAGCATTTCATGTCCTTTAGTGCTTTTAGTAGCTAAAATCCGACAGCACTCGAAATTatgataaaaacaaaatctaCTCACCATCTAATGTCACAACGAATTGAGTTTTACTTCGTTGAATTGCTTGTTCTCTCTCAATACTGTAAAGAAAATTGCGTTAGTTAATTTGAATGAGCTACATCTCTGGCTGAAGCTTACCCTTCATACTCTTCGTCACTATTCACTGAATTAATGGCTCGTGGCACATAAACAAAATCGGTATCAGAATCGCCGCGATCTGAAATCGGTTCCGGTATGTATTCATCTTCGTCACGTTGTGCTCGACTTGATGGTCTTTTCGTTCCCGTTGTTGCATTTACTTCTATAACGATATTATCCTTAGCAGCACGTTTCAGAAGAGCCTTACGATTCCGATCGCGGTAGGATTTCGAATATAACTTTTGTGATCGTGAATTTACATTAGGCGATAAACTACGTGAGTTGTCCTTTTTGGGGGGTTTAACTAATGCTGTAGATTTCTGTGCTTCAGCAACGGCACGTAACAGAAGATTTTTGCTTGCTTGTTTACTAGGTGAAACTGGCGGTCGGGGTTTAATCTTGATTACCGAGTTGACTGGGCGATCGATGTCGTCTGATTCATTTTCCTCATACTCAGGCTTAGGTGGAGCCACTATTACACGAGAACCAATTCGTTGCCGGACAACCTGCTTTGAATCGTCCTTATCTTTCACACGAGGAGGCCCCCTAGAATTTTCCCTTTCAGATTCCTGTTCTCGAGATCGCCCACGGTCACGCAGATCTCTGTCGCGTTCACGCTCGCGGTCTCTCTGCCGTTCGCGATCACGCTCCCTTTCAGCCTCGTTCCGCCGAAATACAGGAACGTATAGTTCTTTTTCACTTCGCCTATGCGTGGATAAGCTGATCACATTCTCTTTGGATCTAGGGCTCTTCAAGCCAAGTCGTTCGTGTACGGGACGTTTTGGACGCGATGACTCCAAcgttctatcatcatcatcagttcTGTTAAACGTTATGGGGACGCGCTTGTTTGATTTCTTTTCAGTCTGTTGGGATGATGTTGGACCATCATTTGATTCGTTGATTTGGTTTGAAGTGAAAACAATTGGACTTTTGGCTTTATTCCTCTTATTTGCTTTGTCGTTGATGTCATCATCGAACTCTTCGGCATCTTCTTTTATATTAAGAAAATCCTCATCTTCACTTTCATCCGATGCAATAGCTTTTAGCTGGCGCTTAGCTTGATCGATTTTCTTTTGCAATTCTTCTAATTCTGCCAATTCTTTCTGATTCGGTATGCGGTTTTCGCCTCGTTCTGCTGAAATTTCTGTTATGGTCGGTATGTCGAACTGATCGGTTATGTCTTTGTTCTCCTTCTTGCCACCTTTGACTTGTATTGCGGATTCTTCCTCCATCGTCTTCTTTGCCTTTTGCAATAAATGATCTGCTACAACATCAGAGATATTCGCTGACGACGAAGCGTCCTCAGTGGTTTTGTCGGAATTAGAGCGTTTTATtctcctttcttttcttttctcttttttc harbors:
- the LOC119659933 gene encoding zinc finger CCCH domain-containing protein 14 encodes the protein MDSLGTEVGQKMRSAVKAKLIELGTGGAAGYIDDELPDYVMIMVANKRSKQQMIGDLNLFLGSQTELFVTWLHEVLQKLQEVTLPANVVQKAKRKANEIENTTTSSTAKKEKKEKRKERRIKRSNSDKTTEDASSSANISDVVADHLLQKAKKTMEEESAIQVKGGKKENKDITDQFDIPTITEISAERGENRIPNQKELAELEELQKKIDQAKRQLKAIASDESEDEDFLNIKEDAEEFDDDINDKANKRNKAKSPIVFTSNQINESNDGPTSSQQTEKKSNKRVPITFNRTDDDDRTLESSRPKRPVHERLGLKSPRSKENVISLSTHRRSEKELYVPVFRRNEAERERDRERQRDRERERDRDLRDRGRSREQESERENSRGPPRVKDKDDSKQVVRQRIGSRVIVAPPKPEYEENESDDIDRPVNSVIKIKPRPPVSPSKQASKNLLLRAVAEAQKSTALVKPPKKDNSRSLSPNVNSRSQKLYSKSYRDRNRKALLKRAAKDNIVIEVNATTGTKRPSSRAQRDEDEYIPEPISDRGDSDTDFVYVPRAINSVNSDEEYEGIEREQAIQRSKTQFVVTLDDQSREKFVSKHKIRVVDKNINGLEIKRLDLNDDSTHSHHSTRSTVRRDAGRSKSSKSAKSNENYHHNYEKPKEVKKIIIKNDTEDEDSASPTKENRRKHSLSAERSTTPPLPKSAEKPNLKRKRSTVSPIKFDLNEESSKRRSKSGDRENGDRDIQDKEKERDRERHDENQQKISIKKTEKKYDNIPELLSSVPVEASTLLIKPKTKERCKYFPTCGKGDSCEFHHPTVPCKAFPNCKFADKCMFLHPKCKFDLTCNRVSCNFQHSVPVTQSAAPPLSSHVVPVQNYKSIIATPLPAICKYYPNCTNSVCNFYHPKLCRFGKNCMNKVECNFYHHDIPPIKDKFKWVASLG